A window from Deltaproteobacteria bacterium encodes these proteins:
- the obgE gene encoding GTPase ObgE yields the protein MRFIDEVKIHVRAGDGGNGCVSFRREKYVPRGGPDGGDGGRGGHVILQATSTKQTLLDFHFQRHFRAARGEHGRGKQQTGRSGSDLKLLVPVGTQVRDADSGELCADLVTEGDSCIVARGGAGGRGNARFATSTRRAPRIAENGQPGEERHLILELKLLADVGLVGFPNAGKSTLIARISAARPKIADYPFTTLVPNLGVVRSQQGDSFVVADIPGLIEGAHRGAGLGHKFLRHIERTRVLVHLIDISITEEDPAEALQRFHSLNHELEQFSARLLAKPQIIALNKIDLLSSQEKLNKISASLEKIGLPVYAISAATGQNVQLLLQAIAEQLASLGNRSNCFS from the coding sequence ATGCGATTCATTGACGAGGTCAAGATACACGTGCGCGCTGGTGACGGGGGCAACGGTTGTGTGAGCTTTCGCCGTGAGAAATATGTCCCCAGAGGTGGGCCTGATGGTGGTGATGGCGGCAGGGGTGGCCATGTGATCCTCCAGGCCACCAGCACCAAGCAAACCCTTCTCGACTTCCATTTCCAGCGACATTTTCGGGCGGCTAGAGGAGAACACGGCCGCGGTAAACAGCAAACTGGCAGGAGCGGCAGCGATTTGAAACTGCTGGTTCCCGTGGGCACTCAGGTCAGAGACGCTGACAGTGGAGAACTGTGTGCTGACCTGGTCACTGAGGGCGACTCCTGCATAGTGGCCAGAGGCGGTGCTGGCGGTAGAGGCAATGCCCGCTTTGCCACCTCCACCAGACGGGCTCCTCGAATTGCCGAAAACGGTCAACCTGGAGAAGAACGCCACCTCATACTCGAGCTGAAGCTTCTGGCGGACGTTGGCCTGGTCGGCTTTCCCAATGCGGGCAAATCAACATTGATTGCCAGGATTTCGGCGGCCCGGCCCAAAATAGCCGACTATCCTTTTACTACCCTGGTGCCCAACCTTGGCGTGGTGCGGTCCCAACAGGGCGATTCCTTTGTGGTGGCGGATATTCCCGGCCTCATAGAGGGCGCTCATCGCGGTGCTGGCTTAGGACACAAGTTTTTGCGACACATCGAACGAACAAGAGTTCTGGTCCATCTCATTGACATCTCAATTACTGAGGAGGACCCAGCAGAAGCACTGCAGCGATTTCATTCCCTGAACCATGAACTGGAGCAGTTTAGCGCCAGGCTATTGGCCAAACCGCAAATCATCGCCTTGAACAAGATAGATCTGCTCTCCAGCCAGGAGAAGCTGAATAAAATCAGTGCATCTCTTGAGAAAATTGGACTTCCAGTGTATGCCATCTCTGCGGCCACAGGGCAAAATGTTCAACTCTTGTTGCAGGCAATAGCAGAACAACTGGCGTCACTCGGCAATAGAAGCAATTGCTTCTCTTGA
- the proB gene encoding glutamate 5-kinase — protein MLTSTERQRILAEVNRVVIKVGSGVLTGSRGLDLGVINRLCDEISLLREQNRQVVIVSSGAIASGMRKVGLREWPRTIPQKQAAAAVGQSSLIQAYEEAFHHYDLKVAQVLLTSDDLTHRRRYLNARHTLQTLLDWGIIPIVNENDTVVVDEIRFGDNDNLSALIAHLTEADLLVALTDTDGLFDCDPRRNENASIIHLVRRIDRRLQQCASDTPGSVGTGGMSSKLIAARKVIAAGIPMIIANGRKRYVLKQIFDGKQIGTLFLPAKRRLPGRKQWIAHTLKPQGELVLDDGAAKALKTQGKSLLPSGIVSVTGKFGVGAPVRCLDQFGETVGIGLVNYSAAEIDLIKGKRSNLIERTLGYKHSDEVIHRDNFVLGSLLEPGDSKALAKPPA, from the coding sequence ATGCTCACATCAACTGAACGCCAAAGAATTCTGGCTGAGGTAAACCGCGTTGTCATCAAGGTTGGCAGCGGCGTGCTCACAGGCAGCCGTGGTCTGGACCTCGGGGTAATCAACCGCCTTTGCGACGAAATATCCCTGTTGCGAGAACAGAACCGCCAGGTAGTCATTGTCTCATCAGGAGCAATTGCCTCCGGCATGCGCAAGGTGGGGCTTCGAGAGTGGCCCAGAACGATTCCTCAAAAGCAGGCTGCCGCTGCTGTTGGCCAGAGCAGCCTAATTCAGGCCTATGAAGAGGCCTTCCACCATTATGATCTCAAAGTTGCCCAGGTGCTTCTCACCAGCGATGATCTCACTCATCGTCGCCGCTATCTGAATGCCCGTCATACCCTGCAGACCTTACTGGACTGGGGCATTATCCCTATTGTCAACGAGAATGATACTGTTGTGGTGGACGAGATTCGCTTCGGCGACAACGACAATCTATCAGCCCTGATCGCGCACCTTACCGAAGCGGACCTCCTGGTGGCTCTCACTGATACCGACGGGCTCTTCGATTGTGACCCGAGGCGAAATGAGAACGCTAGCATTATTCACCTGGTGCGCCGCATCGATCGCCGTCTGCAGCAGTGCGCCAGCGACACTCCAGGCAGTGTGGGTACCGGCGGCATGAGCAGCAAACTCATAGCTGCTCGCAAAGTAATCGCAGCCGGCATTCCTATGATCATTGCCAATGGCAGAAAACGATACGTGCTCAAGCAAATTTTTGACGGCAAGCAGATCGGCACTCTCTTTCTGCCGGCAAAAAGGCGGTTGCCGGGAAGAAAACAATGGATCGCCCACACCTTGAAACCCCAGGGCGAGCTCGTTCTGGATGACGGCGCAGCCAAGGCACTGAAGACACAGGGCAAGAGCCTTCTGCCAAGTGGTATTGTCTCGGTGACTGGCAAGTTCGGCGTGGGTGCCCCGGTGCGCTGTCTCGATCAATTCGGGGAGACCGTGGGCATAGGTCTGGTAAACTACTCGGCTGCCGAGATCGATTTGATCAAAGGCAAGAGGAGTAATCTGATCGAGCGGACTCTGGGATACAAACACTCGGATGAAGTCATCCATAGAGACAATTTTGTCCTCGGCTCCCTGCTGGAACCTGGCGACAGCAAGGCCCTCGCCAAACCGCCTGCTTGA
- the rplU gene encoding 50S ribosomal protein L21: protein MYAVVRTGGKQYTVSPGDVIRVEKIDAAVGDMVPLDDVLMVNDGDKLHVDRETLSNTQVTARVRAQVLGRKIIVFKYKRRKGYRKKQGHRQRYTELLIEGIQTPEMSSA from the coding sequence ATGTACGCAGTGGTTCGCACAGGTGGTAAACAGTATACCGTGAGTCCCGGCGATGTGATTCGCGTAGAGAAAATCGATGCTGCCGTAGGAGATATGGTGCCTCTCGACGACGTGCTGATGGTCAATGACGGCGACAAGCTCCATGTGGACCGAGAGACGCTCAGCAACACGCAAGTAACTGCAAGAGTACGAGCACAGGTGTTGGGACGCAAAATAATCGTTTTCAAGTACAAGAGACGCAAGGGCTACCGCAAGAAGCAGGGACATCGTCAGAGATACACCGAGCTGCTCATTGAAGGCATTCAAACTCCAGAGATGTCCTCCGCATGA
- a CDS encoding nicotinate-nucleotide adenylyltransferase — translation MKKGILGGTFNPVHFGHLRAAEEVAESLQLAEVVFMPAANPPHKDLHCLVSFSHRYAMLELAVAENPFFTLSDLERQLSGKSYSVETLTWLASHSPEEELLYFIVGLDAFLDLPSWRKYRQLFTLAHFVVVARPGYSHEQLESMLTAQISSDFVYDDHEGKFSHPHYLPVYYRQVTLMDISSSKIRQLLASGRSVRYLIPAAVEAYIYQHALYGSSGKS, via the coding sequence ATGAAAAAGGGTATTCTTGGCGGCACCTTCAATCCAGTGCATTTCGGTCACTTGCGGGCAGCTGAAGAGGTGGCGGAATCACTGCAACTGGCTGAGGTAGTTTTCATGCCCGCAGCAAATCCACCCCACAAAGATTTGCACTGTCTGGTTTCTTTCTCACACCGCTATGCCATGCTCGAACTTGCTGTTGCAGAAAATCCTTTCTTCACCCTTTCAGACCTGGAACGTCAGCTGTCGGGCAAATCTTACTCGGTGGAGACCCTGACCTGGCTCGCCTCCCACTCCCCTGAAGAGGAACTGCTGTACTTCATTGTTGGCCTGGATGCCTTCCTGGATCTCCCTTCCTGGAGAAAATACCGGCAGCTTTTCACCCTGGCACATTTTGTAGTGGTAGCCAGACCAGGCTACTCTCATGAACAGCTGGAATCTATGCTCACAGCACAGATATCCAGCGACTTCGTCTACGACGACCATGAGGGCAAGTTCAGCCATCCTCATTATCTTCCGGTGTACTATCGCCAGGTGACTCTCATGGATATATCCTCTTCTAAAATCCGCCAGTTGCTGGCAAGCGGCCGCTCCGTTCGCTATCTGATCCCAGCAGCAGTGGAAGCCTACATATACCAGCATGCACTTTATGGGAGTTCCGGGAAAAGTTAG
- the rpmA gene encoding 50S ribosomal protein L27 produces the protein MAHKKAGGSSRNGRDSAAQRRGVKRFGGQFVRAGNILVRQVGSRFHPGQNVGMGKDYTLFAKIDGVVRFERKDKRRLKVSVYAPGS, from the coding sequence ATGGCACACAAAAAAGCTGGAGGAAGCTCTCGAAATGGTCGCGACAGCGCCGCCCAACGCCGAGGCGTCAAGCGCTTCGGTGGCCAGTTTGTCCGCGCCGGCAATATCCTGGTAAGACAGGTTGGCTCCCGTTTTCATCCCGGGCAAAATGTGGGCATGGGTAAAGACTATACCCTGTTTGCCAAAATAGACGGCGTTGTTCGCTTCGAGAGAAAAGACAAGAGACGGTTGAAAGTCAGCGTCTATGCCCCCGGTTCTTGA